A window of uncultured Methanoregula sp. genomic DNA:
TGCGGATGACGACATATACGGCGAATTGTCACTGTCCTTCGCGGTCGGGTTCAGCGGGAGTATCTGCCAGTATTTCTGGCCGGATTCCGACAGGAAATCCACAAACCGGTATGCCGCCGATCCCAGGTCCCCGATCCCGTACCTCGAGGGAAGCGAGAAGACCGGAAGAAGAATGCCGCTCCCCCGGCCGGTCATAATCCTGCTCCTTTCCTCCGGAAAGAAGAACGATTCTCCGGCCCGGCCTTGGAGGGACCGGCCTTACGGTAATTCCCCGGCATCAGATACATTTCACCCCGAGCCACCTGCCCAGTTCAGAAAACCGCGAGATCCACAGGACTGCCCGGTCATCGCCCTTCTCCGCCCTGCGCTGCATGAACGAGAGTTGTTTTTTGCCGCAATAAAAATAATCATTCTGGGATTCCCAGAGATCGTACCTGAGGGAGAGCGGGGAAAGGATCCTGAAGATGTCACAGATCTCCTGCATGGCAGCAACATCATCCGGTGCGCTCGTGAGTTTTTTTGTGAGGGATGCAACCAGGTTTGAAGCGGTAAAATCCAGGGTGTTTTTATCTGCTGAGAACTCCCCCCGGATCATCTCGCTGACCAGGTGCTGGATCTTCTGGCGGCTGATCTCCTTGTCCAGGAGTGCCATTTTCAAGTCTTTGTTGAGGATGTACCAGACCGGATCTTCAATCACCCGGGGGACCGGGATCCGCATCTCCCGCATTGCATGGATGAGCGTAATCTGATCCCGGTAGATCTGCCTGAACGAGGACTCCAGGTCTTCAAGCGTGGAATCCATAAGAAAGAACATGGTCTCCCGCTGTTCGTCCTTGAAGAGATGCCAGAGCGAGTAGATATCTGTCCCGAACTCCTTCTCCATGAGGTTTACGAGGAAAGGAATATCCCCCTGTTGTATGGCGGCTTTGAAATGATCTTTCAAACCGGCAAAGGACGCGTCACCGGAAAAGGTGCGGATACCTCCAATGAACTCATAGGTGCCGAGGTGAATTACACTGTATTCGAGTTTGTTCTCTTCACCGGTGATCTCCGAACGGAGTTCCAGCGTCCCGATGACCAGCCTTGTCTTCCCGGATTCCGCTATCTCGTGCGATTCAGCCAGTTTGGTATAGCGCCGGATGGGAACGGACTCCAAATCTTTAACCAGGAGCGAGAGGGCGTAATTGAAGAGGATCCGCTTCTGGTCGATGATAGTTCTCCCGATATAATTCCGGTAGATGGCAGCACCGTTTCCATGCCTGGATACATTGCTCTCTGCTTCCAGCAGGTACGACATGAAGAGCGGCTGAAGATCGGTTCCCGATATCTCCTGTGCGAGCTGCATCGCCCTGCAGGCGTACTGCATCACCTGGACCGATTCTATGCCGGAGATGTCGTCAAAGAACCAGCCGCAGGAAGTGTACATGAGCATGGCATGCCGCTGCATCTCAAGAAGCCTGAGCACCAGGATCCTCTCCTCCCCGGTAAGAGCCCGCGCGGCATGCCGGAGAAGGAACTGCTCCCGGGCTTCCGGGGATCGGTCCAGGATGACGGTAATATAGTTGTCCCGGGCGGTCCAGGGATCCCGCACAAGCCCGGCCATCCGGGATTCATAGAGGGGGATGAGTTCATCCCGGAGCCGGTCCATGGCTTCCCGCAACCCCCGTCTCCATCTCTGATTCCAGGTGGGGGGGGTTATGTCAGCGGATTTTTGTGCCTCTCCTGAACGGGATGGGTTCCGGGGATGATAATCATCTTCCCGGAGGGTTGTTCCCCGCGTTCTGCACCCGCAGTCGCTCCTCCACCGTTCGATGCCATGGGGGCAGCTCCAGGAGGTGTTCTCCCGTATCTCCACTTCGTACACCGGCGGGTGGGCAGCCAGATATTCCCCAAAGATGGTGATGGTTGCTGTCTGCTTCTGCTGGATGGAATACAGCGCATAGGCGAGTGCCATGTCGGCAAATCGGTGGTGATGGCCATAGGTCTCGCCGTCAGAGACAACGCTGATGAGACCGGATTCTTCCATGTAACCCTGGAAGGACCCGACAATCCGGTCGGCAAATGCTTCCCCGTTCTCAAGGAGCGATCCGAAAGCCAGTTCCTGCCCGATCTTCTCTTCCATGAAAAAGATCGCAATCGACTTTCCCTCCCGGAGCCTGCAGATGTACGGCCTTGAACAGTCAACTGTATCTTTCTGTATGTCGGTCCAGCGGTTTTCAGTCTGCTTTTTTACCCTCAATGCCTGCGAGGGCGTGAGTATGGTGTATTTGATCCCCTGCTCAGCCAGCAGCTCCAGCGTTTCGAGATCAACTGCGGTTTCCGGAAGCCACATCCCCTCGGGAAACCTCCTGAACCGGAAGATGAAATCCTGGATTCCCCAGATGATCTGGGTGCGCTTGTCCCGGGTTGTGGCAAGGGGCAGGATGATATGGTTGTACCCTTGTGCAATCGCGGAACCATGCCCGGAGAAATGCTTCATGCTCTCCTTGTCCGCGTCAAGGATGGCAGAATAGACCTGCGGATTGTTCAGTTCCAGCCAGGCAAGAAGGGTAGGGCCGAAATTGAAACTGATTGTCTGGTAGTTGTTGACGATATCAATGATTGTCGTGCTGGCATCGAGAATGCGGGAGGCGGCATTGGGAGCATAGCATTCCGCAGTGATGCGGGCGTTCCAGTCGTGGTACGGGTAGGCCGAATCTTCCACCTCCACCACTTCCGTCCAGGGATTCTCACGCGGCGGCTGGTAAAAATGACCGTGA
This region includes:
- a CDS encoding DUF3536 domain-containing protein, which encodes MGRYICIHGHFYQPPRENPWTEVVEVEDSAYPYHDWNARITAECYAPNAASRILDASTTIIDIVNNYQTISFNFGPTLLAWLELNNPQVYSAILDADKESMKHFSGHGSAIAQGYNHIILPLATTRDKRTQIIWGIQDFIFRFRRFPEGMWLPETAVDLETLELLAEQGIKYTILTPSQALRVKKQTENRWTDIQKDTVDCSRPYICRLREGKSIAIFFMEEKIGQELAFGSLLENGEAFADRIVGSFQGYMEESGLISVVSDGETYGHHHRFADMALAYALYSIQQKQTATITIFGEYLAAHPPVYEVEIRENTSWSCPHGIERWRSDCGCRTRGTTLREDDYHPRNPSRSGEAQKSADITPPTWNQRWRRGLREAMDRLRDELIPLYESRMAGLVRDPWTARDNYITVILDRSPEAREQFLLRHAARALTGEERILVLRLLEMQRHAMLMYTSCGWFFDDISGIESVQVMQYACRAMQLAQEISGTDLQPLFMSYLLEAESNVSRHGNGAAIYRNYIGRTIIDQKRILFNYALSLLVKDLESVPIRRYTKLAESHEIAESGKTRLVIGTLELRSEITGEENKLEYSVIHLGTYEFIGGIRTFSGDASFAGLKDHFKAAIQQGDIPFLVNLMEKEFGTDIYSLWHLFKDEQRETMFFLMDSTLEDLESSFRQIYRDQITLIHAMREMRIPVPRVIEDPVWYILNKDLKMALLDKEISRQKIQHLVSEMIRGEFSADKNTLDFTASNLVASLTKKLTSAPDDVAAMQEICDIFRILSPLSLRYDLWESQNDYFYCGKKQLSFMQRRAEKGDDRAVLWISRFSELGRWLGVKCI